The nucleotide window CGGGAGTTCAACATGACGCATGCCCTCCTCAGACCCGTCGAACAGATTCCGGTGCGTCAATTCGACCTTGCCCTTGAGGCTGCTGATGTCAACGCAGTAGTTATGGTTCTGCGAGGTTATTTCGACCTTCCCTGTTGCAAGGTCCTTGACCGGATGGTTGCCGCCGTGATGGCCGAATTTTAATTTATAGGTCCTGCCGCCCAGGGCAAGGCCGAGGATCTGGTGGCCGAGGCAGATGCCGAAGACCGGCAGTTTTCCGATGAGCTTCCGGGCGTTTTCAATGCCGTATGTTATACGCTCGGGATCGCCCGGACCGTTGCTCAGAAGCACTGCATCAGGCTTCATTTCGAACACAGCTTCAGCCGGTGTCTGGGCAGGCACAACCGTAATATTGAACCCTGCATCAGCAAGATTCCTCAGAATGTTCATCTTTATGCCGAAGTCGTAAACGACCATTTTTTTCTGCTGTGCGAGACTGCTGCTGACTGCTGACTGCTGATTGCTGACCGCTGAACATGCCCATTTCCAGCAGCCTTCTTTCCAGTCATAGATCTTTTTTGTGGAGACCTCTTTCACATAGTCAAAGGCAGAGATGCCGGGATGGGCCTTAACCTTCTCCAGAAGCGCAAGCGGGTCTGCGCTGTCTGTAGAGATAATGCCCATCTGGGCCCCATGGTTCCGCAAATGACGCGTGAGCGCCCTGGTGTCAATGGCCTGTATGCCGACGATATTGGATCTTTTCATGTATTCGGTCAGACTTGATGATGACCGCCAGTTCGAGGGGTACTCGCAGGCCTCTTTTACGATAAAGCCTTCTGCCTTGATGCCTCCAACAGATTCGATATCCTCTTCATTGACTCCATAGTTGCCCATCTGCGTATAGGTCATGGTGACGATCTGTCCCTTGTATGAAGGATCAGTCAGGATCTCCTGATACCCGGTCATTGAGGTATTGAAGACCACCTCGCCGATCGTCTCACCTTCTGCGCCAAAGCTTTTCCCTTCGAAGACTGTGCCGTCCGCAAGGACGAGCAGCGTTTTCACTCCCATCGGTATATCCTTCCCTTTGCAATGGTGACGGCGGGCTGTGCCTTCAGGGTCCACCCTTCAAAGGGCGTATTCCTGCCCTTTGACCTGAAGTCCGCTCCACTGACTGTATATTCTTTGTTCGTGTCGATGATCACAATATCTGCGTCTGCCCCGGCTCTGATCGCACCCTTTTTATCCGCTATGCCGAGGATCCTTGCCGGAGCAGCGCTCATCTTTTCGACAAGCTGGCTGAGCGTAAGTATCCTGTCATCCACAAGCCTCATGCTCAGGCCGAGCGAGGTCTCGAGACCGGAAATACCTGAAGGTGCGTTGTCAAATTCTCCGGACTTCTCATCTTTATGGTGCGGAGCATGATCTGTTGCTATGGCATCTATCGTCCCGTCCTGCAGGCCGTCTCTGATCGCGTCCACGTCTTTCTTCCTGCGCAGGGGAGGGTTCACCTTTGCATTTCCGTTATACCCGACGACAGCCTCTTCTGTGATCGAGAAGTAATGGGGGCAGGTCTCTGCTGTGATCTCGGCAACACCCCGCTTCTTTGCCGTTCTGAGAAGTTCGACCGAGCCTGCTGTTGAGACATGGGCAATATGGAGCCTGCCGCCGGTGAGTTCGGCAAGAGCAATGTCCCGGCTGATCATGACCTCTTCTGCCTGGGCAGGGATGCCTTTCAGTCCGAGGGTAATCGAAAGGAGCCCTTCATTCATCACGCCGCCCGCTGCCAGGGACATATCTTCAGCATGGGATATGATGAGGGCCTTTCTGATCCTCGAATACTCGAGGGCCCTTCGCATGAGAAGGCTGTCCATTACCGGCCGCCCGTCATCAGAGAAGGCTACGCAGCCGGCATCGTACATCATGCCAAGTTCTGCCAGTTCCTCACCCTTCTGGCCCTTGGTGATGGCGCCGATCGGGAATATGGTGCAGGAGCCCTCCTGTATCGCCTTTCTGAGGATAAACTCGGTAATACCAGGGTTATCATTCACCGGGTTCGTGTTCGGCATGCAGCAG belongs to Nitrospirota bacterium and includes:
- the carA gene encoding glutamine-hydrolyzing carbamoyl-phosphate synthase small subunit; protein product: MKTLLVLADGTVFEGKSFGAEGETIGEVVFNTSMTGYQEILTDPSYKGQIVTMTYTQMGNYGVNEEDIESVGGIKAEGFIVKEACEYPSNWRSSSSLTEYMKRSNIVGIQAIDTRALTRHLRNHGAQMGIISTDSADPLALLEKVKAHPGISAFDYVKEVSTKKIYDWKEGCWKWACSAVSNQQSAVSSSLAQQKKMVVYDFGIKMNILRNLADAGFNITVVPAQTPAEAVFEMKPDAVLLSNGPGDPERITYGIENARKLIGKLPVFGICLGHQILGLALGGRTYKLKFGHHGGNHPVKDLATGKVEITSQNHNYCVDISSLKGKVELTHRNLFDGSEEGMRHVELPVFSVQHHPEAGPGPNDSTHIFTQFRQMIEKGAA
- a CDS encoding dihydroorotase; translation: MKIFIKNGHLIDPTRKIDEICDILIEDGKIKELQRLKARGKGQANSSEPRTQNPEQEIIDASGMIVMPGLVDMHVHLREPGFEYKETIKTGTEAAVRGGITSVCCMPNTNPVNDNPGITEFILRKAIQEGSCTIFPIGAITKGQKGEELAELGMMYDAGCVAFSDDGRPVMDSLLMRRALEYSRIRKALIISHAEDMSLAAGGVMNEGLLSITLGLKGIPAQAEEVMISRDIALAELTGGRLHIAHVSTAGSVELLRTAKKRGVAEITAETCPHYFSITEEAVVGYNGNAKVNPPLRRKKDVDAIRDGLQDGTIDAIATDHAPHHKDEKSGEFDNAPSGISGLETSLGLSMRLVDDRILTLSQLVEKMSAAPARILGIADKKGAIRAGADADIVIIDTNKEYTVSGADFRSKGRNTPFEGWTLKAQPAVTIAKGRIYRWE